Within the Epinephelus lanceolatus isolate andai-2023 chromosome 22, ASM4190304v1, whole genome shotgun sequence genome, the region CATAAATGAGGAAAAATAGGGGTAGACCTACTTAAAAGTTCGGAGCAGTttacaataaatgaaaattcacataacaacaataacataGTATCTATGAATATTATGTTATATTCTTATAGGGCAGTAAAATAATTGTATTGTCACTGACCCACAGTGTAAAGTCAGTGAGAACATCATTGGAATAGTTATGCACACAGCAAGCAAAGTGCCTATCTAGTGTTTATTTCATGTAGcattaaatgttaatatttcaTCATTAACGTGAAGTTGACCTTAACCTTCACACCTGTTTCCCTTACAGGGTTGAAGCCAAGGCAGTGGTCGGAGGAGGCTTCGATCGTTTTCAGGAACCATGTGGAGAAGAAACCACTCGTGGCACAGCTGGAGGCCATACAGGAAGCCACTAACGCGTGGGACAGGAAGTTGACGGTCTTCCTGGTTGACACTTCACAGGAAGAAAGGGACATCTGGGTGCATGACATCATGGCTGAATTTGCTGACGAGCTGACCAACGAGCTGTAGACAACAGCAGATCGTCAACAAGTCTTACTAGCCTAGCAGTTGTCCTGTCGCACCATGAAGACACTGTGAGTTGTGGATAGCCAAAATAGAAGAAGAAGCTTATCCATCTGTATCTATCTACCATGTAGGGGGACTGACAGAAGAAAGGATTGAAAAATGAAGAAGTTACAAGAAGAAGAGAGGTTTAATAGCACGTAGAGACTGGCATTAACAGAGAGACAAGAGGTATAGGTGTTGTAGCCACTTGCTTGTTGTGTTTTGGGCTGTACATCGAAGGATGTTGTGATGTGATTTTGAGTGACTGCAGTGTGACCATTGGACAATACACCCTTGCATGATGTTGGTCCAAACTTGCCACAAATACTCAAAACGTACCTTCAGCACACAGTAACAAGCTGCTGAATCTATTCATGATAGCCTCACAAAGCTGTGGAAGTGACACAACATACATCCTTATACCATTCAGTATGGGCTTTAATCCAGCAGCATCTTACACTACAGTAACCTGAGTGCATCCAGTTTTAGTGTGTGTCATCCTGGGGATGCCTGAATACCCTCAACCCTGCTAATGTGAGTACCATACAGAGTGCACAAAATGTTCACATTAGCTCTTCTTACATGCCAGAAGACTTATATGCATTTGTTTACAAAATCTGCTTTTTGGATGGTATTTCAGGTCATTAAAAGGTTTCCAAAAGTTAGTGCAAACATTCCTGTAAGAGGAGAGGAAATAGATGGGTCATTGACTCACTGTGGACAGACGCAATGTTGACAGACAGTCACCCCTTTTTAGCATATACCCCCTAACATAGTCTACTGTACTTATTGAGCAAGCAAGACATGGAAACACAAGTTCATAAGGTTTCGTGAGGAGTGATATACTTGATGTgagatatgtttatttttaatttatcccaacattttttttgtggtggTACTGGTGCTACATTTACAGTAGAGAGCCCATTCTTGCAAACAGTCCTTAGACATCTGAATTAGTATTCCCTGAAGCCCCGTTCCTGACTCCTGTGATGGCATTGTCTCGTACATCTCTTCTCCTCCTGTGAAACACCAAGTTGAATATCTCTCCTTTATTCTGTTTCTTGTCTGATAACAAGAGTTTAATTTCAGCAGATCACACGTGGTGCATCTTGCAGATCTTTCATAACTGTGCACATATAGTTTGATGTTATAATAATAAGCAGATTAAGTTACCAGTAGTGTTAAACTTTTAGATCTTCAAATAGGACATAAGTTCTCTTTATGATTGGTTCCAGTGCCACCATCAAATGTTGGCCTGATGTgggattttattctgaaaatgtgacttttttttcctgacacaCGTGCACCATCATGGTTTTGGATGTACAAGTGCTTCTCCAGTTCTGAAGACAGTAGATGTGACAAAGCTCAAAGCTGCATTGTTGTTGTTAACAATTGACAAGTGACATGACCTTAATTTATATTTAACTTATATTCGCTAGAAGATGATAATTACATCCATTTTGTTGTTTGACAATGACCTGGGGGTAATAAAAGACTTGTTTTTGGAATAAAGTCTGTTTGAGAGGAATGTGACCAGTCAATTAATtactttttatattgtatattatAATAATGTTGTCATGGTGTTTAATcgaaagacacattttaaaaactcattttaatttctttattaaaaatagcaaaacaTCTCAGTCTTATTTACATGTAACATCACTGCAAAACGTTCATGTATCGATCAGAATATCTTAGCAAGTCATACAGTTATTACAGTTAGGCACACATTATGTTGTAGATGTCTATACCTGCATTACATTCATAGTATTAACTATCTATGGAATGATTCAGAAGTGTTAGTGTATCTTGTCCTTGTGGTCGGTCTTCTCAGCAACTAGCGAATGGAGAGCATCATCACAAACtctggagagcagagagagataaCAGAGCAAGTCAAGACAGTGCTGAGTTTATTGGTTTAACAGCAAATAGCCAATGATGTTTGGTCCACATGCATAAAATGTGATGCGCAATTATCGTCTGAACTTTCTCACCTTCAAAGTCAATGCTTCCATCTGAGTTGATGTCCAGCTCCTTTAAGATCTCCTCCAGTTCTCCTTTCTTCAGCTTCTCCCCCAGCATTGTCTTGATTGCCTCCTTCATCTCGTCCTGGTTGATCTTTCCGTCTCCGTCGAGGtcaaacttttaaaaacaaaaagtcatgATGAGAATGGGTTGAAAACTGCACAAACAAGTGGTTTTACTTTGGACATTTCAGTGTGTCAGAGTGGAAAAAAAGGCAAGGAAATTGCCCAAATTATCAGTTGACGTACCTGCACAAAGGCTGACTGGAGCTCTTTGAGTCCGAGCATGTGAGCAGTCTCCCCCATCATCCTGGGTCCCATCAGTTCAGTAAAGTCCTCAAAATCCATTAACCCGCCCACTGTGGAGAGGACAGATGCATATTTTAAAGGCATTGTGTGCATGTATTCTATATATTTATTAAAGGGTCTGGTTTTGGCTCATTTTTAAAGGATCTTATATCAACCTACTTCTCATCTTGATCTGTTGTACTATCTCTAGCAGCTCCATTTCTGTGGGCATGTATCCCATGGTCCTCATGCATTCAGCCACATCCTTGTAGTTCAGGTATCCATCTTGATCATAGTCAAACTCTTTGAAGGCCTCTTGCAACTCTGTAAGAAAGGTCAGGGGTCACAGAGAGATTACAGCAGTTCCAGAGGGTTTAAGGTTTTTGATATTACTTCAGATGGAGCTTTTAACATGTCAACAGTTATAATGACTCTGTAATCTGGTGAGCTGTGGCAATGACACTTACCATCCAACTCAGCCTGAGCTAATTCTCGCTCCTGCAGAGagtaataaaacaaatgttgaaaggttaatatattttttataattggAGAGACAATTGTACACTGTGCAATATTAAATACTACCAAAGTATCTTGACTTATACATAAATGGCTGTATTGCTTTCAGTGTCAAAGACATGTAAGTACTTTGTATTTCTGAACATGTATactctgcatgttgaagtaatAATAAGCAGTAAAGCAAAATTAAATGACAGAAGACATAGAGGGCAATTCTCAGGTATGATCATGGTTCATTGTCTTGTGcgagacaacaataaatatGTACAATGGAAAAAGTAAATACTCTCACGTTGAATCAACCAAGTGTTTGGTAGTGCTCCTCACTTGGATAACCCTAATAGGGTTTGACAGTGAGCCTCAGCTAATGAGCCACTAATGCTGCAGACACACCCAGCTTAGTGATAGCAGCTCGAGAAAGAGCACGTACAAAACTTTAAGCACACTGCCTGACTTCCAACTCACTTCTGACTCTGATGTTTTAATGTCTGACATACGGTGCCTTTAACTGGTGAAGAGCATCTGTGCCTTTTGATCTTATTCAAAGCAATCTCCAAGCCTTTCTCAGCCCATCATTAAAAGATCACAGTGCTTTAAAATGTGAGGAAAAGCTTCATGCTCAGCTGAAACACAAATTTTATTAAATAAAGAGTGGGGTAAATTGGTGTTTAAAGTAAAAAGCTATTACTTAAACTGTTTCAATGGCGTCTTGCAGTGCAGGATAGAGGTCACAGGGCCACATCAGAGGTCAAGCACCATTATAGCCAAGAAGAAGATGGTCACATCCAGTTCAACAATATTGATTTAATTCACAAAATGTGGATGTGTGCTACTTACCGCCCCAAAAACACTGTTGAGCACAGAGTTGTAGACTTTGTTCATGTTCTCAGTGGATTTCTTGGACTTCTTTGATGATTTCTTGGGTGTTTCAGAGACTGAACCTGATGTGGAACCATCTCTGCTACTACATgggaaaaacattaaaaagcaaagatGGCAAAGATTTGAAGATACCTTGATTATAGGGAAAACTTCCCTTGACCCACATACATAATGTATCATGAGAACTGGCATTGGCATATTTCGTGGTTTGTAAATGAAAGATTACAGTGGGGCTTGTAAAAGGTGACTGCGCCTCCACAAAACTGCACATATACAGTGAGAGCTGTACATCTAAACTTACATTTCTGATGCAGCTGAGTTGACTGAACTTGTAGAGGCTGTCCGCTCTTCTGCTTTAGACATGCTGTGGATATACAGTGTGTATGGTAACATTCACTCAAAAACAATGTTTCGCCTGTATTGGTTGCAGTAAACACGCATTTTTGGATGtgctaataaaatattttttataaatgcATAATGGGATGCAAAAGGAAAGGTTGCAAGAGGATCAAAGC harbors:
- the LOC117246280 gene encoding calcium-binding protein 2, with the protein product MSKAEERTASTSSVNSAASEISRDGSTSGSVSETPKKSSKKSKKSTENMNKVYNSVLNSVFGAERELAQAELDELQEAFKEFDYDQDGYLNYKDVAECMRTMGYMPTEMELLEIVQQIKMRMGGLMDFEDFTELMGPRMMGETAHMLGLKELQSAFVQFDLDGDGKINQDEMKEAIKTMLGEKLKKGELEEILKELDINSDGSIDFEEFVMMLSIR